From a single Nostoc edaphicum CCNP1411 genomic region:
- a CDS encoding ABC exporter membrane fusion protein — translation MFEQEVSLITEKKHRPLIKSIVQWAGILGATAAVGIGGFVVWKQVSSQTGVENQTGIQTPLPQAQKVVETITALGRLEPHGEVIQVSAPTFLEGARVEKLLVEDTDWVKSGQVIAVLDRRERLQAALKQAQRQVEVAQARLAKVKAGAKQGDLGAQKATIARLEAELRIAQTEHQRYKYLQETGAISASLLDSKRQIVETIQGQLNQAKSTLTSIAEVRPTDIQEAEAEIASAVASEQKAKADLETAFVTAPQNGQVLKIHTRAGEMVGTKAIADIGQTRQMDVIAEVYENDLAKVKIGQKATITSLNKAFVGKLQGTVYRIIPQIGKRDVLNDDPAAAVDARVAEVKISLLPKDSQRIMSLINLKVEVAINP, via the coding sequence ATGTTTGAACAAGAAGTTTCTTTAATTACCGAGAAAAAGCATAGACCATTGATTAAATCTATAGTTCAATGGGCTGGCATCTTGGGAGCGACAGCAGCAGTGGGAATAGGTGGATTTGTGGTTTGGAAACAGGTGAGTTCCCAAACCGGGGTTGAGAATCAGACTGGCATACAGACCCCTTTACCTCAAGCACAAAAAGTTGTAGAGACGATAACTGCTTTAGGACGCTTAGAACCTCACGGAGAAGTAATTCAAGTTTCAGCGCCCACTTTCTTAGAAGGCGCACGAGTTGAGAAACTATTGGTGGAAGACACAGATTGGGTGAAATCTGGTCAGGTGATCGCAGTTCTCGATCGCCGCGAACGATTGCAAGCTGCTTTGAAACAGGCTCAAAGACAAGTTGAAGTAGCCCAAGCACGGCTAGCCAAAGTCAAAGCCGGAGCGAAACAGGGAGATTTAGGAGCACAAAAAGCAACAATCGCTCGCTTGGAGGCAGAATTACGAATTGCCCAAACAGAACATCAACGGTACAAATATCTACAGGAAACTGGAGCCATTTCTGCTTCACTCCTAGACTCAAAACGCCAAATTGTTGAAACAATTCAGGGACAACTCAATCAAGCTAAATCTACCCTAACTAGTATTGCAGAAGTTCGTCCGACTGATATCCAGGAAGCTGAAGCAGAAATTGCTAGTGCTGTAGCATCTGAGCAGAAAGCCAAAGCAGACTTAGAAACTGCCTTTGTCACCGCACCCCAGAATGGTCAAGTTTTAAAAATTCATACTCGTGCGGGAGAGATGGTTGGTACTAAGGCGATCGCAGATATTGGACAAACTAGGCAAATGGACGTAATCGCTGAAGTTTACGAAAATGATCTTGCCAAAGTGAAGATAGGGCAAAAAGCTACTATCACCAGTCTTAACAAAGCCTTTGTTGGAAAACTACAGGGAACTGTATACCGGATCATTCCCCAAATTGGTAAGCGGGATGTCCTCAATGACGATCCAGCAGCAGCAGTTGATGCCAGAGTTGCTGAAGTCAAAATCAGTTTGTTACCGAAAGACAGTCAGCGAATTATGAGTTTGATCAATCTCAAAGTAGAAGTAGCAATTAATCCTTAA
- the devC gene encoding ABC transporter permease DevC: protein MINFNLSFLGGNKIPLAWLQLIREKTRLFVAISGISFAVVLMFMQMGFLTALFDSAVGMHSSLQGDIVLISPRSVALIAMKQFSQRRLYQVLGFQGVESVSPIYVDSGIWKNPQNPSVTRNIRIYGINPDNQVFNMPGVAENLDKIKKPDVVLFDWGSRTEFGPISTLFKQQKSVITEVEERRINVGGLFELGVTFGSDGTLITSDLNFLRIFEERRTAGLIDIGLIKLKPGVDVGKVLGNLRANLPKDVKVLSKQEYKDFEVNYWSGSTPIGFTFILGTVMGFFVGTIIVYQVLYTDVNDHLPEYATLKAIGYKDSFFSGVVFQAAMILATLGFLPGVLIAWGLYELTRTATLLPMFMQLDKNLLVLVLTFVMCFVSGSIAIRKLREADPADIF from the coding sequence ATGATAAATTTTAATTTATCTTTTCTTGGTGGTAATAAAATTCCCCTGGCATGGTTGCAATTGATCCGGGAGAAGACGAGGCTATTCGTGGCGATTTCAGGTATCAGCTTTGCCGTGGTACTAATGTTCATGCAGATGGGATTTCTAACTGCTCTATTTGATAGTGCAGTTGGTATGCACAGCAGTCTACAAGGCGATATTGTGCTGATTAGTCCACGCTCAGTGGCCTTAATTGCCATGAAACAATTTTCCCAACGGCGGCTATACCAAGTATTGGGCTTTCAAGGAGTAGAATCTGTCAGCCCTATCTATGTAGATTCTGGAATCTGGAAAAATCCGCAAAATCCTAGTGTTACCCGTAATATTCGGATCTATGGAATTAATCCTGACAATCAAGTATTCAACATGCCAGGGGTAGCTGAAAATCTAGATAAGATTAAAAAGCCTGATGTAGTTTTATTCGATTGGGGTTCACGTACTGAATTTGGGCCGATTAGCACTTTGTTTAAGCAGCAAAAAAGCGTAATTACAGAGGTAGAGGAACGGCGAATTAATGTTGGTGGTTTATTTGAATTAGGAGTTACTTTTGGTTCTGATGGCACTTTAATCACCAGCGATCTGAATTTTTTAAGAATATTTGAAGAACGTAGAACCGCAGGATTAATTGATATTGGTTTGATTAAACTAAAGCCAGGTGTAGATGTAGGAAAAGTGTTGGGAAATTTGAGGGCAAACTTACCCAAAGATGTAAAGGTACTATCTAAACAAGAATACAAAGACTTTGAAGTAAACTACTGGAGCGGCAGCACACCTATTGGTTTTACTTTTATACTTGGTACAGTTATGGGCTTTTTTGTCGGGACGATTATCGTTTATCAAGTACTTTATACTGACGTTAACGATCATCTCCCTGAGTATGCCACACTCAAAGCGATCGGATACAAAGATTCCTTCTTCTCTGGTGTTGTATTTCAAGCAGCAATGATTTTAGCCACGCTAGGATTTTTACCTGGAGTACTAATTGCTTGGGGTTTATATGAACTCACCCGCACTGCCACACTCTTGCCGATGTTTATGCAGCTTGATAAAAACTTGCTAGTGCTAGTTTTGACGTTTGTCATGTGCTTTGTCTCTGGTAGCATCGCAATACGCAAGCTTCGAGAAGCAGACCCAGCTGACATATTTTAA
- a CDS encoding DevA family ABC transporter ATP-binding protein: MRSEPLVNIENLSHYYGRGVLRKQILFDINLKIQPGEIVIMTGPSGSGKTSLLTLIGALRSAQIGSLKVFGQELCGATQDQLVQVRRNIGYIFQAHNLLSFLTAQQNVQMSLQIQPGMTKQKAQRRAKSILEAVGLGQKINSYPENLSGGQKQRVAIARALVNSPSLVLADEPTAALDSKTGRDVVDLMQKLAKEQGCSILLVTHDNRILDIANRIVYMEDGRFDRSRTGNFIGSAIAIGGPSASSPKLISPNRITKSGQDP; encoded by the coding sequence ATGCGGTCAGAACCTCTTGTCAATATTGAAAATCTCAGCCATTACTACGGTCGAGGAGTCTTGCGTAAACAAATTCTGTTTGATATTAATCTAAAAATTCAACCAGGCGAAATTGTAATTATGACCGGGCCATCAGGATCTGGTAAGACTTCTTTACTAACTTTAATTGGTGCTTTACGTTCAGCCCAAATCGGTAGTTTAAAAGTTTTTGGGCAAGAGCTATGCGGAGCTACTCAAGACCAATTAGTGCAAGTGCGACGTAATATTGGCTATATTTTTCAGGCACATAACTTGCTGAGTTTTTTAACAGCTCAACAGAATGTCCAAATGTCGCTTCAAATCCAGCCTGGGATGACTAAGCAGAAGGCTCAACGCCGAGCAAAATCTATACTTGAAGCTGTTGGATTAGGACAAAAAATTAATAGCTATCCAGAAAACCTCTCTGGCGGACAAAAACAGCGGGTTGCAATTGCTCGTGCTTTGGTAAACTCTCCTAGTTTAGTTCTGGCTGATGAACCTACTGCTGCTTTAGATAGTAAGACTGGTCGCGATGTCGTAGATTTAATGCAAAAACTAGCCAAAGAACAAGGGTGTTCCATCTTGCTAGTGACTCATGATAATCGTATTTTAGATATTGCCAATCGTATTGTGTACATGGAAGATGGTCGATTCGATAGAAGTAGGACAGGAAATTTTATTGGGTCAGCGATCGCTATCGGCGGGCCTTCCGCGTCATCGCCAAAACTAATATCCCCGAACAGGATCACCAAAAGTGGACAAGACCCTTAA
- a CDS encoding type I polyketide synthase, producing the protein MTQPESKDYRALMQNALQELRDLRSKVKAQTEAIAIVSMGCRFPGGADTPQALWELLRNGIDAITEVPSDRWQLDKFYNPDPSVPGKMYNRYGGFIGQLQEFDADFFSIAPREAVSLDPQQRLLLEVSWEALENAGIPPEQLADSPTGVFIGLSSNDYSTHLLNRPVTDIDAYLATGNSHSTAAGRLSYTLGFTGPSLAVDTACSSSLVAVHLACQSLRRGECNLALAGGVNRILSPEFTINFSKARMLANDGRCKTFDAAADGFVRGEGCGIIVLQRLSDAIAAGYPILAVIKGSAVNQDGHSSGLTVPNGPSQQAVIRQALANSTVEPADITYIEAHGTGTTLGDPIEVGALGAVFGDNHTRDRPLLIGSLKTNIGHLEAAAGIAGLIKVVLALKYGEIPPHLHFEQPNPHIAWEQLPVTVPTTCIPWNSGKRLAGVSSFGFSGTNAHIVLAAAPTAIQNKDKIERPLHLLTLSAKTPTALEHLARNYVAYLSQYQDVSFADVCFSANTGRSHLEYRLAIVADSPTVACEKLYHFVDSQENISVSNAAVGEAVRKFYPTLTLPLQRGGNRRSDFPPLQEGGDLISGFPPLQGGIKGGNTYQKESNRTDTVGVSQPHPKIAFLFTGQGSQYINMGRELYDTQSSFRQQIDYCCELLHPELNLDLRNLLYFAQSPALDQTIYTQPALFILEYALCQLWLSWGVKPDFLMGHSVGEYVAACIAGVFSLEDGLKLIATRARLMQQLPHGKMIVVAAAASHLQELILPFSQQVSIAAVNAPNNTVISGETVAVEQIAAILEAQGIKTTPLPVSHAFHSPLMEAMLTEFEQVARTINFHPPQYPIVSNLTGKIIGTEIATPEYWCSHIRQPVQFFAGVQTLIQQECSVFLEVGAKPILLGMARSLVGDEGKYLWLPSLRAGQEDSQVILSSVAALYERGVQLDWHRFDRGYNRQRLDVPNYPFQRKRFWAEITPFCPPLPRAVGGLRRERVDVHPLLGQKIHLAKSANLYFEQELADNYPIYLQDHQVFAQVILPGAAYIEMALAAGKEVFQSDRLYLENISLQQACIFTPDSPRIVQFILTDSYEFEIVSATENAWTVHTTGKVGVNKDVNPNGIFNFLEQQRHCTQITNIADFYQNLKTVGIDYGETFQVITQLWYNENQSLAEIHLPEICTERSGYQFHPIVLDGCLQAIAAILSHNSTSSVYLPIGVDRLTIWGTVGENLWSWVQLRQADISSPIIIADIQVLTPEGVAIATFSGLQLKAVESQSIFAGDSSADWREWLYEVEWRTQSHHKQTSLLPSPEMIAQQLAPQFTKLLTKPEIQNYAELLPQLETLSLVYVVEALQQLGLSLQMGEHFSRQQLQIIPEQEQLFIHLLEILTAAGIFQQQDERWYVRQSFNVGQAQILQAQLQTKYPSASAELTLIERCGLHLSEVLQGRCEPLQILFPNGDLSAIAQLYQNSPGAQMMNTLVQQAVLSALENLPSGQTVRILEIGAGTGGTTANLLPQLATKSVEYVFTDISPLFLAKAREQFSDYTFVRYQSLNIEQPIISQGFTANSFDIIIAANVLHATKDLSQTITNVKSLLAPNGLLILLEGTRPSSWLDLIFGLTEGWWRFQDKDLRPTYPLISTQQWHNLLQVNGFTNVADITPNSVLPEVLAQQAVIVAQSDQESGEWLIITDYSELGDAIAQQLQQQQQLCTILAPESQFHPSLTLPLQRAGDLISGFPPLQGGIKGGNSIKNIVYISSSQEHIETLPQDCYAECTNVLNLVQALIQKQNQPISLWLVTQGAVNPTSTITGLMQSPVWGMGKVIRLEHPEFNCRCVDLDPTKAAISQIDTLVTEFMHPSQEEEIALHSTGRKVARLTRFTNPEKLLAVPEQPYRLTIGTRGLLNSLQWQTSQRRQPQPGEVEIQVRATGLNFIDVLDALGLLPFDRNWFGVECAGEIVAVGEGVSEFSIGDAVVALAADSFSRYITTNTSFVVAKPDFLSFETAATIPANFLTAEYALREVAAIQKGQRILIHAATGGTGMAALQIAQQAGAEVFATASPGKWQTLRSLGVQHIFNSRTLDFAQEILEVTDGEGVDIVFNSLAGEFIPASLEVLKANGCFIEIGKRGVWNSQKVAEVKPKVAYHLVDLMNVAGQNPQQVQSLLHRLMAQFQSQKLQPLPHKVFPAQKVVTALQMMQQAQHIGKIAITHEPTDKKLHPQGDGVFGHREWGMGHGEKVTNAQCPMPQATGRLSFYRHLGMEFPVAFNEDLETLPIHPEGTYLITGGMGGLGLRVAHWLVEKGAKYLVLVGRSSPTLEAQSQIQALQATGATVITTQANVVQSEDLAAVLTNIQQNYPPLRAVIHGAGVLDDGVLQQLNSERLQSVMSVKVAGAWNLHLLTQNIPLDYFIMFSSAASLLGSPGQTNHVAANTFLDTLAQYRHSQGLPALSINWGVWSDIGAAAKRQIATKMSLRGIGAIAPNQGIDILEFLLTQSSAQVGVVPVNWSELLAQGLSSPFFTDFQTQAPSPIHQTSQLMQQLTSLGVSDRISLLITYLQTEVGKVLGLPPSQLPNAQVGFFDMGMDSLMMVELRSRLEATLNKAIASTVLFEHPTIQSLAHHIANEFLLNTEQRELAQTMIVSELENSISEQGIETSITDELEAIEALLKSQ; encoded by the coding sequence ATGACCCAGCCTGAATCCAAAGATTATCGTGCTTTAATGCAAAATGCTCTCCAAGAGTTGCGGGATTTACGTAGCAAAGTCAAGGCACAAACAGAAGCCATCGCCATTGTGAGTATGGGATGCCGTTTTCCCGGTGGGGCAGATACTCCCCAAGCATTGTGGGAACTGTTACGCAATGGCATTGATGCCATTACAGAAGTACCGAGCGATCGCTGGCAGTTAGATAAATTCTATAACCCCGATCCAAGTGTTCCCGGTAAAATGTATAATCGTTATGGGGGTTTTATTGGGCAATTACAAGAATTTGACGCAGACTTTTTTAGTATTGCCCCTAGAGAAGCTGTTTCTCTCGACCCGCAACAGCGTTTGTTACTCGAAGTCAGTTGGGAAGCTTTGGAAAATGCAGGCATTCCTCCAGAACAACTGGCAGATAGTCCTACGGGTGTTTTTATTGGTCTTAGTAGCAATGACTATTCAACTCATTTATTAAATCGTCCCGTCACAGATATAGATGCTTACTTAGCAACTGGTAATTCCCACAGTACTGCTGCTGGTCGTCTATCCTACACACTCGGATTTACAGGCCCTTCTTTAGCTGTTGATACCGCTTGTTCTTCCTCATTAGTGGCGGTACACCTGGCCTGTCAAAGTCTGCGTCGTGGTGAATGTAATCTTGCTTTAGCAGGTGGTGTAAATCGTATTTTATCACCAGAATTTACGATTAATTTCTCCAAAGCACGGATGCTTGCCAATGATGGACGTTGTAAAACCTTTGATGCCGCAGCAGATGGCTTTGTTCGGGGCGAAGGCTGTGGTATCATCGTCCTTCAGAGATTGTCAGATGCCATTGCCGCCGGGTATCCCATCCTTGCAGTCATTAAAGGTAGTGCTGTCAACCAAGATGGACACAGCAGTGGGTTAACGGTTCCCAACGGCCCATCCCAACAAGCTGTTATCCGCCAAGCATTAGCAAATAGCACAGTCGAACCCGCAGATATTACTTACATTGAAGCCCACGGTACTGGTACAACTTTGGGTGATCCCATTGAAGTTGGTGCATTAGGGGCTGTGTTTGGTGACAATCATACCCGCGATCGCCCTTTATTGATCGGATCGCTGAAAACTAACATTGGACATCTCGAAGCGGCGGCGGGAATTGCTGGATTAATCAAGGTGGTTTTGGCATTGAAATACGGTGAAATTCCCCCTCATTTGCATTTTGAGCAACCCAACCCCCATATTGCTTGGGAACAATTACCCGTCACCGTTCCCACTACCTGCATACCTTGGAATTCTGGCAAACGGCTGGCTGGTGTCAGTTCCTTTGGCTTTAGTGGCACCAATGCCCATATCGTATTAGCAGCAGCACCTACAGCAATTCAAAACAAAGATAAAATTGAGCGTCCTCTGCATCTTCTAACTCTGAGTGCTAAAACCCCTACAGCTTTAGAACATCTCGCCCGTAACTATGTAGCCTATCTTAGCCAATATCAAGATGTTTCTTTTGCAGATGTTTGTTTTAGTGCCAACACGGGGCGATCGCACTTGGAATATCGTTTAGCTATAGTTGCCGATTCTCCTACCGTCGCTTGTGAAAAATTATATCATTTTGTTGACAGTCAAGAAAATATATCTGTCTCCAATGCTGCCGTTGGTGAGGCGGTGCGGAAATTTTACCCCACCCTAACCCTCCCCTTGCAAAGGGGAGGGAACCGGAGATCAGATTTCCCCCCTTTGCAAGAGGGTGGGGACTTGATTTCCGGTTTCCCCCCTTTGCAAGGGGGGATTAAGGGGGGTAATACATATCAAAAGGAATCCAACCGTACTGACACCGTTGGGGTTTCTCAACCACATCCAAAAATCGCCTTTCTCTTCACCGGACAAGGCAGCCAGTATATCAATATGGGTAGAGAATTGTATGACACTCAATCCTCTTTTCGCCAGCAAATTGATTACTGCTGCGAGTTATTGCATCCCGAATTAAACTTAGATTTGCGAAATCTACTTTATTTTGCCCAATCCCCAGCTTTAGACCAAACTATCTACACCCAACCAGCCTTATTCATCCTTGAATACGCCCTCTGTCAACTATGGCTATCTTGGGGAGTGAAACCTGATTTTCTCATGGGCCACAGTGTTGGTGAATATGTCGCTGCTTGTATTGCAGGAGTCTTTAGTTTAGAAGATGGACTAAAGCTGATTGCCACCCGCGCCCGTCTGATGCAGCAGTTACCCCACGGTAAAATGATTGTGGTGGCTGCTGCTGCGTCTCACTTACAAGAACTAATTCTACCCTTCAGTCAACAGGTATCCATTGCAGCTGTCAATGCACCCAATAACACAGTGATTTCCGGCGAAACCGTTGCTGTTGAACAAATCGCCGCTATATTGGAAGCCCAAGGCATCAAAACCACACCTTTACCAGTTTCCCATGCTTTCCATTCTCCTTTAATGGAGGCGATGCTGACAGAATTTGAGCAAGTCGCCCGTACTATCAACTTTCATCCGCCGCAATACCCAATCGTTTCTAATCTTACTGGCAAAATCATCGGTACAGAAATTGCCACACCTGAATATTGGTGTAGTCATATCCGCCAGCCAGTGCAGTTTTTTGCCGGGGTTCAAACCCTGATTCAGCAAGAGTGTAGTGTATTTTTGGAAGTTGGAGCCAAGCCCATTTTACTCGGTATGGCGCGATCGCTAGTAGGGGATGAGGGAAAATATCTCTGGTTGCCCAGTTTACGAGCCGGACAGGAGGATTCGCAGGTAATATTATCAAGTGTGGCGGCGCTTTATGAGCGAGGAGTTCAGCTTGATTGGCACAGATTTGACCGAGGGTATAACCGTCAGCGTCTTGATGTGCCAAATTATCCTTTCCAAAGAAAGCGTTTTTGGGCAGAAATTACCCCATTCTGTCCCCCCTTACCAAGGGCAGTGGGAGGGTTGAGGAGGGAGCGTGTAGATGTTCATCCTTTATTGGGGCAGAAAATACACTTAGCTAAATCGGCTAATTTATACTTTGAGCAAGAGCTTGCTGATAATTATCCCATATATCTGCAAGACCATCAGGTATTTGCCCAAGTAATTTTACCAGGAGCCGCCTACATAGAAATGGCATTGGCAGCCGGAAAGGAAGTTTTTCAAAGCGATCGCCTATACTTAGAAAATATTTCTTTGCAACAGGCTTGCATTTTCACCCCAGATTCCCCACGGATTGTACAATTCATTCTCACTGACAGCTACGAATTTGAAATTGTCAGCGCTACAGAAAATGCTTGGACTGTTCATACAACAGGAAAAGTAGGTGTGAACAAAGATGTTAATCCAAATGGGATTTTTAATTTTTTAGAACAGCAACGGCATTGTACCCAAATTACAAATATTGCCGACTTCTACCAAAATCTCAAAACGGTTGGCATTGATTACGGCGAAACCTTCCAAGTCATTACCCAACTCTGGTACAATGAGAATCAATCACTCGCAGAGATTCATTTACCAGAAATATGTACTGAGCGTAGTGGTTATCAATTCCATCCAATAGTTTTGGATGGATGTTTACAAGCGATCGCAGCTATTCTATCCCATAACTCCACATCATCTGTTTATCTGCCCATCGGTGTGGATCGCTTGACTATTTGGGGAACAGTCGGGGAAAATCTATGGAGTTGGGTACAACTGCGTCAAGCAGATATTTCATCACCAATTATAATTGCAGATATCCAAGTTTTAACGCCCGAAGGAGTAGCGATCGCAACTTTTTCAGGACTACAACTGAAAGCTGTGGAATCACAAAGTATTTTTGCTGGAGATTCCTCAGCAGACTGGCGAGAATGGTTGTACGAGGTGGAATGGCGCACCCAATCTCACCATAAGCAGACATCTTTGCTTCCTTCTCCAGAGATGATTGCTCAACAGTTAGCACCTCAATTCACGAAACTGTTAACAAAACCGGAGATCCAGAACTATGCAGAATTATTACCCCAGTTGGAAACTCTGAGTCTTGTATATGTTGTTGAAGCGCTGCAACAGTTGGGTTTATCTTTGCAGATGGGTGAACATTTTTCTCGGCAGCAATTACAAATTATACCTGAGCAAGAACAATTATTTATACACCTGCTGGAAATATTAACAGCCGCAGGTATTTTCCAACAACAAGATGAACGGTGGTATGTGCGACAGTCTTTCAATGTTGGACAAGCACAAATTCTCCAAGCACAACTACAAACAAAATACCCATCTGCTTCAGCAGAACTCACGTTAATTGAACGCTGTGGTTTACATTTATCAGAGGTGTTGCAGGGACGATGTGAACCTTTACAAATATTATTTCCCAATGGAGACTTGAGTGCGATCGCTCAACTGTATCAAAATTCCCCTGGTGCCCAGATGATGAATACTTTGGTACAGCAAGCGGTACTCTCAGCTTTAGAAAACTTACCGTCTGGGCAAACTGTAAGAATTCTGGAAATTGGTGCTGGTACAGGGGGAACTACAGCTAATCTTTTACCGCAACTTGCGACGAAATCAGTGGAATATGTTTTTACTGATATTTCTCCACTATTCTTAGCAAAAGCACGCGAACAGTTTTCAGATTATACCTTTGTTCGTTACCAAAGTTTGAATATTGAACAGCCAATTATATCTCAGGGATTTACTGCCAACAGTTTTGATATTATTATTGCCGCAAACGTTCTACACGCCACCAAAGATTTAAGCCAAACCATCACCAACGTCAAATCCTTACTCGCACCCAACGGATTATTGATACTTTTAGAAGGTACTCGTCCAAGTAGTTGGCTGGATTTAATTTTTGGTTTAACTGAAGGCTGGTGGAGATTCCAAGACAAAGATTTGCGTCCGACATATCCCTTAATTTCTACCCAGCAGTGGCACAATTTATTACAAGTAAATGGATTTACTAACGTTGCAGATATTACCCCTAACTCCGTGCTTCCAGAAGTATTGGCTCAACAAGCAGTCATTGTGGCACAGTCAGATCAAGAAAGTGGGGAATGGTTAATTATCACAGATTATTCTGAGTTGGGAGATGCGATCGCACAACAATTACAGCAGCAACAGCAATTATGTACCATTTTGGCTCCTGAATCTCAGTTTCACCCCTCCCTAACCCTCCCCTTGCAAAGGGCAGGGGACTTGATTTCCGGTTTCCCCCCTTTGCAAGGGGGGATTAAGGGGGGTAATTCAATCAAAAACATTGTTTATATTTCCAGTTCACAAGAACACATTGAGACTCTACCTCAAGACTGTTACGCTGAATGTACCAATGTTCTCAACCTCGTCCAAGCCCTAATTCAAAAGCAAAATCAGCCCATTAGCCTCTGGCTAGTGACTCAAGGTGCAGTCAATCCCACCTCCACAATCACAGGATTGATGCAGTCACCTGTATGGGGTATGGGTAAAGTCATCCGTTTGGAACACCCAGAATTCAATTGTCGCTGTGTGGATTTAGATCCGACAAAAGCAGCAATTTCCCAAATTGATACCCTCGTAACCGAATTCATGCACCCTTCCCAAGAGGAGGAAATTGCCCTCCACTCAACTGGGCGAAAGGTAGCACGATTAACTCGCTTCACTAATCCTGAAAAATTACTTGCTGTTCCCGAACAGCCTTACCGCTTAACCATCGGTACACGCGGTTTACTCAATTCCCTACAATGGCAAACCTCACAACGTCGTCAACCGCAGCCAGGGGAGGTAGAGATTCAGGTACGGGCGACGGGATTAAATTTTATTGACGTATTGGATGCTTTGGGACTACTACCTTTCGATCGCAACTGGTTTGGTGTTGAATGTGCCGGTGAGATTGTCGCTGTTGGTGAGGGCGTAAGTGAGTTTAGCATTGGTGATGCCGTCGTAGCCTTAGCTGCTGATAGTTTTAGCCGATATATTACGACTAACACCAGCTTTGTTGTTGCCAAACCCGACTTTTTGAGCTTTGAGACAGCCGCGACAATTCCCGCCAATTTCCTCACCGCAGAATATGCCCTGCGAGAAGTTGCTGCAATTCAAAAAGGACAGCGCATCCTGATTCACGCCGCCACAGGGGGTACAGGTATGGCAGCTTTACAAATTGCTCAACAAGCTGGGGCGGAAGTCTTTGCTACAGCAAGCCCAGGAAAATGGCAAACACTGCGTTCTTTAGGTGTTCAACACATCTTTAACTCACGCACCTTGGATTTTGCTCAAGAAATTCTAGAAGTAACTGATGGTGAAGGTGTAGATATCGTATTTAATTCCCTCGCTGGTGAGTTTATTCCCGCCAGTCTAGAGGTTCTCAAAGCCAACGGATGCTTTATTGAAATTGGCAAACGGGGAGTTTGGAATTCACAAAAAGTTGCCGAAGTCAAGCCAAAAGTTGCCTATCACCTGGTGGATTTGATGAATGTCGCTGGGCAAAATCCTCAACAGGTGCAATCCTTGTTGCATCGTCTCATGGCACAGTTTCAAAGCCAAAAGTTGCAACCTTTACCCCACAAAGTTTTTCCTGCCCAAAAAGTGGTGACAGCATTGCAGATGATGCAACAGGCGCAACATATTGGCAAAATTGCGATTACCCACGAACCAACAGATAAAAAACTCCACCCACAAGGGGATGGAGTTTTTGGGCATAGGGAATGGGGCATGGGGCATGGGGAAAAAGTAACCAATGCCCAATGCCCAATGCCCCAAGCGACGGGGCGACTATCCTTCTACAGACACCTGGGGATGGAGTTTCCCGTCGCTTTCAATGAAGATTTGGAAACATTGCCAATTCATCCCGAAGGAACCTATTTAATTACTGGTGGTATGGGCGGTTTAGGTTTACGCGTTGCCCATTGGTTAGTTGAAAAAGGTGCGAAATACTTGGTACTCGTGGGACGTAGCAGCCCGACACTAGAAGCACAGTCACAAATTCAAGCATTACAAGCCACAGGTGCTACGGTTATCACAACTCAGGCAAATGTTGTTCAGTCAGAAGATTTAGCAGCAGTCCTAACTAACATCCAACAAAACTATCCGCCTTTGCGTGCTGTCATTCATGGAGCAGGTGTTTTAGATGATGGAGTTTTACAGCAACTAAATTCGGAACGGTTGCAGTCTGTGATGTCTGTAAAAGTTGCAGGCGCTTGGAATCTACATCTTTTGACCCAAAACATACCTTTGGATTATTTTATCATGTTTTCCTCTGCCGCTTCCCTCTTAGGTTCTCCTGGACAGACAAACCATGTAGCCGCTAACACATTTCTCGATACCTTAGCACAGTATCGACACAGCCAAGGATTACCAGCATTGAGTATAAATTGGGGCGTTTGGTCAGATATCGGTGCTGCTGCCAAACGTCAAATTGCTACTAAAATGAGTTTACGTGGTATTGGTGCGATCGCTCCTAACCAAGGTATAGATATTTTAGAGTTTCTCCTGACACAATCTAGCGCTCAAGTGGGAGTAGTACCAGTGAATTGGTCTGAACTCCTAGCCCAAGGTTTATCTTCTCCTTTCTTTACAGACTTTCAAACCCAAGCACCATCGCCCATTCATCAAACTTCCCAGCTAATGCAGCAATTAACATCATTGGGAGTGAGCGATCGCATTTCCTTATTGATCACCTACTTGCAAACTGAAGTTGGTAAAGTTTTAGGTTTACCACCTTCTCAATTACCAAATGCCCAAGTAGGATTCTTTGATATGGGTATGGATTCTTTAATGATGGTAGAATTACGTAGTCGATTGGAAGCCACTTTGAATAAAGCGATCGCTTCCACAGTCCTTTTTGAGCATCCCACTATTCAATCCCTAGCGCACCACATTGCCAACGAATTCCTACTAAACACAGAACAAAGAGAATTAGCGCAGACGATGATTGTCTCTGAACTGGAAAATTCCATCTCAGAACAGGGTATTGAAACCTCAATTACAGATGAACTAGAAGCTATAGAAGCTTTGCTCAAAAGTCAATAA